The following nucleotide sequence is from Cucumis melo cultivar AY chromosome 1, USDA_Cmelo_AY_1.0, whole genome shotgun sequence.
ATTATTATAGAAGTCGACAAACTCTTGTAAAAACATCTCTTATAGTAAGTTGTGTGTCTATAAACACACAATTTTATACTTTGTTATCTACTTCTTacaaatgttttcaaaaaacaagctaagttttgaaaactaataaaagtattttatgtAAACTTCATAGCCCAAACTCTAGCAAGAGATAAATAAAGAtataataagaaaacaaaaaacagacAATAAAACTTTGTATTACCTCTCTCGACTATTTACTATAATTAAGCTTCTAAGTTCCATGGCAGGTAATGTAATAAGTAACACATATCCTATAGAAACTATTTTCGTAAAAGCTCCCTAAATGAACTCAATTACAACCACAAGACCATAAAAGTACACCAGCAACACGCGTGAAATCAAATGCAAGCATCTAAAATAACACTGATAGCAGCCAACATCACATTAAAGTGTGCATAAGGacatttaaaaatcaaaatgaatgtTTTCAAGCCCTTGGGTCGGGTACAAAGCAAAAGCCACATCTTATAAGAACTGGTTGGTGTGTGTGAATCTACATGcagcaaagaaaaaaaacaaaaaggcaaaacaaaacaaaaccctaCACCTTCAATGCAGCCTCAACAACATGGAAATATTATGACCAAGAGTTATAAATGTAgatgaaataaaatataacaCCTAATAAACATCAGATCTGGAGAAAATATCGAACAACGAAAGGGATGGAAGAAACTTAATTACAAAGTGGCTATGGTGGTGGCGGTAGTTGTTGgaaaagagagggaagaaagtgataGATTGAGAGGGAAGAAGGTAATGTGCTATTTGGATCCAGAGACCAAGAACCTCAACGAATCAGCCATAACAAAACAACCAACACATTTAGACGAACCAAATTGAAAACAAAGTCGTTTAATCATCTAAtaaaagtaatagattgattcTTATCTACAAagagaggaaaaggaaaagcaaGGAAAGTAATTAAGATCGTACCATAGAGATTTTGGTCAAACTTCTAAAGTTGAAATATTGTTTCAAAAAACCTTGTTGTGAAAACATGAATCTCCACAAATGCCTGTAACAAACAACAACGAAATGAATGTTATGccaaacaacaacaacatacCAGTGTTACCATCACCGACAATGTAAAATGTAAACTCAAACTTCACAGAGGCATTTATACAAACAGATTGCATACAAGATATGAATGACATGACAGAGCAAAAAGTAAATTGAGCACCTAAGAAAAGCTTAGATCTATTAAGTAAACAACTCACTCTATCATTATTATGGTGTATTAGAGCCAAATAATGACAtgacaaaggaaaaaaacacgAGAGAATTAATGTCGTAAAAATAGTAGGagtgaataaattaaaatgtaaaCAGGTAGCATAACTTCTCTTAGCGAGTCTTCGAGATCCTACTTACATTGGCTCAAATTTAATAACAAGGTATAGCAAAATTCATTGTCCCCTTTATTTGAAATGCAATGGTCCCTCTAAAGCATATACCATTTCAAAAGCACAAGAATGAACGAACGAAATAGAAATAAAGTTTCTATTACTACCatcatttcctttctttcaaatACCTAATAAAAGTATAcatttcaaactattatttttttctttagagttaAAAATATAAGTTTACCATTAACAATTATTTGTGTTAGAGCTGCTCGACTTCTTGTCAAGACCATAAGCAATGGCGGCAGCTGTTGGTTCATTGATAATACGCATCACATTTAGGCCGGAAATGACACCAGCATCCTTGGTGGCCTGTCTCTGAGAATCGTTGAAGTAAGTCGGGATAGTGACGATGACATTCTTCACTGTTGTGTCGAGATACGCCTCAGCAATCTCCTTCATCTTTATGAGCACCATAGAAGAGATTTCTTCAGCAGAGAACTGCTTCTCTTCACCCTTGTAGTTTACAACAATCATTGGCTTATCGCTAGGACCGGCAATAACTTTAAACAGCCAGAGCTTGATATCACTATGGACCGATGGATCGCTAAATCTTTGGCAAATTAAACGCTTAGCAtctgataataaaaaaaagatgcTTATCAATCAAACAGTTCCACAAACACCAAACAAAACAACGAAAATCCGCCTTGACTCagcaaaaaaaattacataaacaaATAAACAGTTGAACTAGCTTTAAAAAAACGTCACTGCAAATGGACAAAAACCAGAACTCGAGAAAATCGTAAATAAACCCTACAGTTAAACTCATCAAAGAAGCAACAACCTAAGACGCTCTGATTAGGCACATACCTTCTCCAAACTCGAACAACCTAAATTCATTTcttaagaaacaagaaaaaCTCCATAGAACCAGAACTCAAagcgcaaaaaaaaaaaaaaaaaaaaaaaagaaaaaaagaaagaaaaaagaaaacttaccaaaaacGGTGTTAATCGGGTTCATGGCGACCTGATTCTTAGCTGCATCACCGATCAAGCGCTCAGAGTCGGTGAAAGCAACATACGACGACGTCGTCCTGTTGCCCTGATCGTTGGCAATGATCTCAACTCGATCATGTTGCCACACATCGACGCAAGAGTACGTGGTTCCAAGATCGATTCTGATCGCCGGACTTTCTCCTTTACCAGCCATAGTAAATCTTCAAATCGTCGATGGAAAAAAGAATCTACGATGATAGGAAATGAAAGCAAGAAAATTTGATTGGTGGCTGCAGAATTTAGGGTTAGAAGATTTCAAAGTTataaggaggaagaagagaggaggagaatttatatagaaacttttaaggaaaaagaaaaggtaaagtaagagagaggaaaacttgattttttaccaaattaaaaaaataaaaaaattacaaaggggctttaatgtcagttttcaaaaggtggtcgtttaatgtcggttttaaaccgacattaaagctccttctttagtgtcggtttaaaaccgtccgccttttgaaaaacgacattaaagcccatttttcattttttccacccgacattaaaggccagatttcttgtagtgtatatTTAAATGCCACGAAAATACTTAATGCATATTTACAAGCAAGCATTCAAGAGAGATGGAAACCAACATGTACATGTATGAGTAGGGTTCAGTGTCAAGTTAGGCATAGGTACGTATATATTGTAACAAATATTTCTGGCACCATTCCAACGAGTGACCCAAAGATGTAAGGATCATATCTAAAATTGGTTGCTACAACACAGTAATTATATATAATGTAAGGAAATGGAGAAATCCAAATTAGTGCTACTGCCTGAAACTTACGAGTCCAGTTTCCTTCGCCTGCTAATCTTAAAATAGAAGCTCTCTTACGATATTTTTCTAACCATCCCTGTAAAAAAAGGGGAACAGAGTTTAACTACGAAGGGATACAAACTATGTTGAGCATTTAACAAATGAATAGGatacaaatttaaaacaaaCATTTGAACTCACAGTTGTTCCACCAAGTGATTCACTCCGGTTCGGCTGGCTCCACTTTAGGACCTAACCAAAAGCAAGAAGAAACCAATGCATCAGGTGATTGTAGAGAACGTATAGTTAATTCATTCACTCGGTCATTGAAATTGCATAGgaagctaaaaaaaaaaaaaaggaaaaaatggaTAATAATCTAGCAAACAAAACACGACTACTAGTACTATCTTCTGcaaatgaaaataaatcaaGAGATGGGAGATGGCCGGGATAGGTTTTCTTATGCCGATGGAAAGATGCGAATGGGAGACTGCAGAAGTCGATGTAAAGCCAGACGCAGATGAAGGGTAGGGATATGCGAATTGAAGGGTTTTTCGTGGAGAGAATGGTGGAAAtacattttaataaatttatttttaataaatttaaaaataaaaagatagaagggaaggaaagaaatttgagattcgagaagagaatgaaaaaaatttcgatttgagaagagaatgaaagaaatttgagaaagatagaaaaatcgtgggtttgagaaaagagtaaagtaatgGAAAGAAAGCTTCAATctattacaaaataaaataaaataagaaaaagagcTTTGATGTCAGTTCTCAAAAAGCaagatgtttaatgtcggtttaaaatcgacattaaacatccgtcttttgaaaaccgacactaaagcttatttttcattttttccacccgatattaaaggccaaatttcttctagtggatGCCTTGTCttgaatacaaattaaactTCAAGAACCTCGATCTTTAGGAAGTTGTGCTTGTAAGTCAATTTGATCTTCGATCTTCTGAAATTCAGGGAAGGTttaatcttccaagtcttcaatctttcagaaaatggtaACCTTAAGATTGATAAGAACTTTTACGTCTTGAGAGCTTTAGAAATTTGAATCTTTAATTCTTCGAAACTTTAATTGTTTCTTCAACAAAAGATCTTCTAAATGAATAACAATGTCtctatttaaagaaaatttttagGACATTAGGTGGGCTtaggcccatttgcttgttagGCTTAGGCTTggatcaatttttttttgttgggcttgagcttaTTTACTTGATCGACTATAACCCATTTACTTGTTGGATTTGGGCTTGGGTCCATATGTTGGTTGGGCTTGGACCTATTATCTTCTTCGGTCCCAATTTTGTTATGAGGCTTGAATTAGTCTGGATATAAGAAAACTTAATTAGTCAAAATTTATTGTTCAATAAATGATTTAAATGCATACTCAATatattcataaaaaaatattcttaaaatattctaaaataaaatGAGATTATTCTCGATAtgagaaaataattaaaaataccACATACATTAATTTTTTAGTAGAGTAAATGAAGTATAAGAATGCTGATTTTGGTAATGTAGTTTATGAAAATTAAGAGTTGGATTTAGTGACAAATCTTATATTACATGAGTAAAAGGgaggaataataataaaaaagaaaagagaaaaggaaggtAAGTAGATGGTGTGTTTGACTTCAAAATAAATAGTAGATGGTTTGtttgacttaaaaaaaaaaacaaacaaacaaataaatgaaaGGCGAAATTTGATTGGGGTGAGGAAGTAAGGCGTGAAGGCGGGTGcgaataattaaatatttcccGTGGTTTATGGATTTCTCTTCCGCCTTCGGTTTCGACAAAATCACACCGACCctttaatattatatcaatttCTCTCAACTTAATATTTAatactttttattctttttgttaAAGTTTCGATTTTGTCAATAAAATTAGTAAA
It contains:
- the LOC103497606 gene encoding heat shock cognate 70 kDa protein-like gives rise to the protein MAGKGESPAIRIDLGTTYSCVDVWQHDRVEIIANDQGNRTTSSYVAFTDSERLIGDAAKNQVAMNPINTVFDAKRLICQRFSDPSVHSDIKLWLFKVIAGPSDKPMIVVNYKGEEKQFSAEEISSMVLIKMKEIAEAYLDTTVKNVIVTIPTYFNDSQRQATKDAGVISGLNVMRIINEPTAAAIAYGLDKKSSSSNTNNC